Sequence from the Arthrobacter sp. V1I7 genome:
CGTTGAGCACGACTTCTCCAACCATCGCGTTCGTCGCCTGATCGATCACGGCGAGGACGAGACGGTCATCGGCGGAGCTCCAGCGTTCGTACGTCTCGCGGAGGTCATCAACAGTCCACGGCAGCGTTGTCTGGCTGCTGGAGTGCACTGTTCCGGTCAGAATTGCAGCTTCTGCGTCCTGGAGCATCCGATGCACTGTAGGTGCGTCCTGAGCCTGAATCGGTCGCAGTTTGACGCGTTGGCCCTCGATTGTCGGCTTATGCGTGAAGATCGTGGTCATGCGGCCAGTTTGTCAGAAACTCTAGGAACCTCGTCCGTAGGCCGGTCCGTTCGAGGATCCCTGAGCGGGCCCTGATCAGGGACCGCTTCCTTATGTTGCTACCAGTGGAGGTCCTGCTCCCCAAGGGAACAGAAGCGCGGCGACGCCCGATCCCCTGAGTCAACGAGCTCGCGCATCTGGCGAGCGGCCGATCGCGGATCCTTGGACGCGTCAGTTTGACCCATGGCTGTTGCCAGTTTGCCGGGGTGAACTGCCCAGCAGCGGGATACGGCCATGAAGGTCCTGGGCTAGGGAGACGGTCAGCATGTTCTGAGCGGCTTTCGAAATTTTGTACGCGTAACTCGTCGAGAGACCGGAGAAATCACGGTTTGCCTGGGCAGCCAGAGACCCTAGTCGCGACGACACGTTGATGATGATCGGATCAGGTGCCTCAAGCAGATTCGGCAACAGGAACTGCACCAGGCGCAGCGGACCAGCGACGTTCACATCGACGGCGTTGAGGACCCCTTCAGCCCGGATAGTTCCCAGCTCCGCATGAGGCGCTCCCTGCACGGCATTGTTTATGAGCAAGTCCACTGGGCGGCCGTTCAGAGCTTCAGCCAACTCAGGGCCGGGTTCGGACCGCACATCCTGCTGGACCGTTACGACGTCCGTAGACCCGGCTCGGGCTTTCAGGACCTCGGGTGAACGCGTGATGGCCATGACGTTCCAACTGGACGCCGAGAACTCTTGCACCAGGGAACGCCCCAGTCCTCGATTGGCACCCGTGATGACAGCCAGCTTCTTCATCCCTTCAGGCTAGTCGTCGCACGAGTAGCGACGTTGCGCTTGAGTGTGTCCCGCAGAGCGTTTGGCTATTTGGACCCCGGGATCTCAAAGAGATAGCGGCGAGCGAGGGTCAGTCGATCGCTGCGGTTAACCTGGGTCAGAGTGCCCGCCCCCGCCGGTCCCAATCAGCTCTTTTGGCCTCTTCCTCTTCCCAGAAATGGCCGTCATGACGACGAACGTACACAAGGAAACCAAGGAACGCCGCGCCCAGGATCAACCCTGCAAGTGAAAGGTAATCCCCCAGATCCCAAACAGTTCCCATGACCAGATTCCCGACAACCATCACCAACTGCAAGGCGGTCCAGAGCGACCACAAGACAAACTGAACCCGAAAGCCGCCACGGGTCATCTTGGGTTGCAACCTCTTGGACCCGTTAGCCTCGCTCATGTGCTGAGGCTACAAGCCGCGTCAATCTTTGGGAACGGTCAGGCCCACTATTGGCCCCGCCCGTTCACTGTCGCTTTCACTCTGCTCATCGTGAGCCGGCTGGATAGCCTCTACCCGGTCGGCGGGCCGACTTCCATCCCGTAGAGGGATGCCCCTTCGTACAAGACGACGAACCGAAGCTCTAGTCGAGGATTGTGACGGTGTCTCCATGATTCTTCTGCCACCAGCCCACGAAAAGCTCATGGTGCTTGACGATGAGCGCTTTGATGTTCTTGAGCTGCTTCTGGTTTGCCCAGGACGGAAGGGCGCCCTCGGATTCGCCAGTCTCGAGGTTGATCTTCACGTACTCGCTGTCCGGCTCAGATTTCTTCAGGATGTGCACATGTGGCGGCGGATGGTCATTCGGCCACACGCGAATGCTGATGCCACCATCGAAACTCTTCCCCTCCGCAGTTAAAGAGGTGAGGAATCCCTCTTCGTCGAAGGCCGTTGGCCAGTCGTCTTTGTTCTCGCCGAATTCATACAACGCCATGCTGGCGAGTCGCTGCAGGACGTCCTGGGCCTCTAGACGCCCCTCATCCTCAGCCAACTGCCATCCAGCGGGCTCACCGAGGTTGCGTCCCGCCTGCTCGTAGGGCGTGAGGTCATCATCCTTCATCTGCACAGTCTACAAAATGAGGGCTTGATCGCCCCTTGCCGACAACGGTCGATGCGCGAGCGGTGCCGAGTTGCGTTCAGCACCGTGTGATTGCGGGTTCCGATTGAGGATCCCTCACCGGACGATTCCGATGAGACCGTGGGCGGTCTTGGATCAGTCCGTCCCTGTGGTCCTGGATCACGACGTAATTGAAGCCGGACGCTCCACCCTCGTCATAGGAATCAGCTAAACCGCCAAACCGAGCTGCGAAAAATCCCAATCAGAACCAACAGTCACACTCCGGGATTACCGGGTTTTCGACCAGCCTAAGATGAGCCGGCCCTCCTGTCTTGATAAAGGATCCTTTGCCGAGACGCCGCGTCGGGATTCTTACTTTGGCTGACGCGGAGCACATCGCAACTCCTGCTGTTACAGTTGCATCTGTAACGTGTACAGTTTGAAACTAAATTCCGAACCGCCTAGGAGTACGACTAGGCCCAGCCACACTGAAAGAAGTTGCTATGAGAGAACTGAAGAGTACCAGCGCTGAGCTGCATGTCGTCACGAATGTCACTGGGTGGTCGCATGGTCGCATCGACCGGCTGATGGATGCGATCAAGTCGCTCGAGGTCGACATCGACACCGCGTCGGATGAGGAGATCGAAATTACGGGATGGACCAAGGAACTCGTTGAGAAGGCCTTTGAACTGCTCGCCGGTTCTAGGGCGAACGTGCAGATTAAGGTTGTGAAGTTCGCCATTGAGCATGGTGGAGCAGTCAGTCGAGAAGACGTCTACGAACTCGGCGCCTACGACGAGAGCCGGAGTCTCAAGGGGTTCACGCGTCCCACTAACCGGGCGACCCAGGCACTTCGTGATTCGGGTGAACTTCCGGAAGATGCGGAGGAATTGCTGGAGCCAATTTACGACATGAGCATCAGCAGCTACCAACGGGCGAAGGGATTCCGAATTCCTTTGGAAATCGTAAAACTGTACGCCGTCTAGGGCGTTGTTGGTGTCGGAGGAAAGCCCATCTGAAACCGATTATGTCTGTTAGGGAACAGCGGATACTGCTCCCGCCTACCGGATGCATGGTACGAAACGGACGAAGAAGCAACAGCCGGCCGGGACCTCGCACCACAGCGGAAACGCTCCGCGCACCGGAGGAGTAAGGGTGCGGCTGTTAATCCATCGGTGCCTTCGCTAGCGTGGAGGCAAACGGAGGGGGACGGCGCACACACATGGCACCGAGGAAATCTAAGAACCACATTGAGGGTCAGCTGAGTCTGGAGTCCTTGTGGGCCGAACCGGAAGAGGTAGTCAATGAACGAGCACGGCAGACACGCCATGGAAACTATGAAGAATCACGACCCGGAGAGCTTCGCGCAGATAGCGGACCCCGAGACACACTTTTCGACTTTGGGGGAGGAGATC
This genomic interval carries:
- a CDS encoding DUF4160 domain-containing protein, translating into MKDDDLTPYEQAGRNLGEPAGWQLAEDEGRLEAQDVLQRLASMALYEFGENKDDWPTAFDEEGFLTSLTAEGKSFDGGISIRVWPNDHPPPHVHILKKSEPDSEYVKINLETGESEGALPSWANQKQLKNIKALIVKHHELFVGWWQKNHGDTVTILD
- a CDS encoding SDR family NAD(P)-dependent oxidoreductase, giving the protein MKKLAVITGANRGLGRSLVQEFSASSWNVMAITRSPEVLKARAGSTDVVTVQQDVRSEPGPELAEALNGRPVDLLINNAVQGAPHAELGTIRAEGVLNAVDVNVAGPLRLVQFLLPNLLEAPDPIIINVSSRLGSLAAQANRDFSGLSTSYAYKISKAAQNMLTVSLAQDLHGRIPLLGSSPRQTGNSHGSN